The Lycium barbarum isolate Lr01 chromosome 10, ASM1917538v2, whole genome shotgun sequence genome includes a region encoding these proteins:
- the LOC132612682 gene encoding protein ABIL3-like encodes HKRYILPVGETANGANFTTKIKYQGCSLDDQDDWNQFRNAVRATIRETPPSTAGKGFFPSPSPRLLQQSGKFSFSGTTTPKKELDKRTVSPHRFPLLRTASLASRPTTPKSSRPTTPNKSRPTTPNPSNGRRVITASYMFFIC; translated from the exons CACAAGCGATATATATTACCAG TTGGCGAGACAGCGAATGGTGCTAATTTCACCACCAAGATAAAGTACCAAGGGTGTAGTCTTGACGATCAAGATGATTGGAATCAATTTAGAAATG CTGTGCGAGCAACAATTAGAGAGACTCCACCATCTACAGCTGG GAAAGGATTCTTCCCATCACCTTCTCCACGACTTCTTCAGCAGTCTGGAAAATTTTCATTCTCCGGAACAACCACACCGAAAAAGGAATTAG ACAAGCGAACAGTTTCACCACATCGGTTTCCTCTGTTACGAACCGCATCTCTTGCTAGTCGGCCAACCACCCCCAAAAGTTCTAGGCCAACAACCCCAAATAAGAGTCGGCCTACTACTCCCAACCCTTCCAATGGGAGACGGGTAATTACTGCATCCTATATGTTTTTCATTTGTTaa